GACCTTTTTGTGGTCGGAGTGACGCGGCGGTTTCTCACCATTCCGCGCTCTACCTTTTTGTTCCCCTGTCGTACTCCTTTGGTGCACACTTTCCTTTTCGATAGATCCTCGGAAATGATTCGATGCACTGTCGACTTTGGAATATTTAGAGCCTTTGCCACCTGGCAGACACTCAACCGACGATCACAGTTCAAAAAATCGCGCACTCGTTGTACATTCTCATAGATTCGGGAGGTCACCGGGCGTCCAGACCGTGGTTCGTCGGCCACCGCTTCCCGGCCTTCCTTGAACGCCTTGTACCACTTCTTCACCTGGGAGTAGGATAAACACTCATCCTTAAAGGCCTCCTGAAGCATTGCAAACGTTTCCGATGTGTTCTTGCCCAGGCGGAAGCAGAATTTGATTGCGTAGCGTTGCTCGATGGTAGATT
This region of Anopheles marshallii chromosome 2, idAnoMarsDA_429_01, whole genome shotgun sequence genomic DNA includes:
- the LOC128716527 gene encoding protein GVQW3-like — protein: MESTIEQRYAIKFCFRLGKNTSETFAMLQEAFKDECLSYSQVKKWYKAFKEGREAVADEPRSGRPVTSRIYENVQRVRDFLNCDRRLSVCQVAKALNIPKSTVHRIISEDLSKRKVCTKGVRQGNKKVERGMPLRQGMVYTIDCI